Proteins co-encoded in one Papaver somniferum cultivar HN1 chromosome 5, ASM357369v1, whole genome shotgun sequence genomic window:
- the LOC113284105 gene encoding geranylgeranyl transferase type-2 subunit beta 1-like: MGELAAEKHVQYIISIEKKKDTFEAVVMEHLRMSGAYWGLTTLDLLGKLGAVDKDEIVSWVMQCQHESGGFAGNIGHDPHMLYTLSAVQVLALLDKLDVLDVDKISSYISGLQNEDGSFAGDMWGEIDTRFSYIAISCLSLLHRLDKINVEKAVEYIVSCKNLDGGFGCTPGGESHAGQIFCCVGALAIAGSLHHIDKDLLGWWLCERQVKSGGLNGRPEKLPDVCYSWWVLSSLILIDRVHWIDKDKLAKFILDCQDTENGGISDRPDDAVDVFHTYFGVAGLSLLQYRGIKPIDPAYALPVDVVNRIFLNKKDSA; the protein is encoded by the exons ATGGGGGAACTGGCAGCGGAGAAACATGTGCAATATATTATATCAATCGAGAAG AAAAAGGATACTTTCGAAGCTGTAGTGATGGAGCACCTGAGAATGAGCGGTGCATATTGGGGTTTGACCACTCTTGATCTCCTGGGAAAGCTTGGAGCTGTGGATAAAGATGAGATTGTTTCATGGGTTATGCAGTGCCAGCACGAATCTG GTGGCTTTGCTGGTAATATTGGGCATGATCCCCACATGCTCTACACGCTTAGCGCTGTGCAAGTTTTGGCTCTCCTTGACAAGCTCGATGTTCTGGATGTTGATAAAATATCAAGCT ACATCTCCGGACTTCAGAATGAAGACGGATCATTTGCAGGAGATATGTGGGGTGAAATTGATACTCG GTTTTCTTATATCGCAATTTCATGTCTCTCACTATTGCATCGTTTGGACAAAATCAATGTGGAAAAAGCTGTTGAATACATTGTGAGCTGTAAGAATTTGGATGGTGGTTTTGGGTGCACACCTGGTGGGGAGTCTCATGCAGGGCAGA TTTTTTGCTGCGTGGGTGCGCTCGCTATAGCGGGTTCCTTACACCACATTGACAAGGACCTTCTTGGATGGTGGCTATGCGAAAGGCAAGTCAAATCTGGAGGTCTAAATGGAAGACCTGAGAAGCTTCCCGAT GTTTGCTACTCTTGGTGGGTTCTTTCTAGCCTAATTCTCATTGATAGAGTGCATTGGATAGACAAAGACAAGCTTGCTAAATTCATTCTAGATTGTCAG GATACAGAGAATGGAGGAATATCTGATAGGCCAGATGATGCTGTTGATGTCTTCCATACATATTTTGGTGTCGCAG GTCTTTCGCTTCTTCAGTATCGTGGAATAAAACCGATAGATCCAGCGTATGCTTTACCAGTTGATGTTGTAAATAGGATCTTCTTAAACAAAAAGGACTCAGCCTAA